GCTGGTGTCCGGTGCGGCGGCCGGCTCGGCGGTCTTCCGGCGCAAGGAGCGGCTGTTCTCGGTCGTCTGGGGCGTGGCGCTGCTGGCCGAGTGCGTGGCGCGGGTCGTGGGCGCGTACACCGTGCCCGTGGACACGATGGTCTGGCTCGGCACGGTCTTCATGGTCGGCGCGCTCGGGGCCGCCTTCCTGGTCGGCGGCGGGCTGGCCGCCGGGCCGATGGAGGAGATGGTGGCCGCCGAGGCCGAGACCGCTGGGGCCGAGACCGCTGGTGCGGAGACCGTCGAGGCCGGGGCCGTCGAGGCAGCCCGCGCCGCCGTCCCGGCGACCGCCGTCACCGCCTGAGCGGGCCGGTCCCGTCGAAGCTGAGGAAAACTCATCTTTGACTGGATCTACCCACAGGTAGCCACGGGCCCTACGCTCGCCGCCATGACAGATGTGCTGCGGCGCGGCAGGGCCTCGCTGGCGTTCAGCTTCTTCGCCCAGGGCGCCGCCTTCGCCCTCCTCGTGACGCGCATTCCGGCCATCCAGGACCGCTACGGCGTCTCGGACGGCCTGCTGCCGGTCTTCCTGGCGGCCGTGCCCATCCTCGCGGGCGTCGGCAGCGTCACCACCGAGCACCTGGTCAAGCGGTTCCGGCCCAGTCGGCTGCTGCGCTGGTCGCAGCCGGTCGTGCTGCTGGCGCTGCTCGGGGCCGGCTCCGGTGACCGGATAGCCGAGATGGCCCTGACGCTCGCCGTGTTCGGGCTGGCGGTGGGCATGCTGGACGCCTCGATGAACATGCTCGGGGTGAGTCTCCAGCGGACGTACGGCCGCAGCATCATGCTCGGCTTCCACGCCGCCTACAGCCTGGGCGGGATCGTCGGCGCCTCGCTGGCCTGGGCGGGCGCGCACTGGCATCTGGCGCTGTGGGCGTCGTATCTGCCGGTGGTTGCGGTGCTGCTCCCGGCGGCGTTCGTCGGAAGCCGCTGGTACGTCGACGCCGACACCTCCGCCGGCTCCGGTGATCCGGCCGCCGCCGGGGCCCCGGGCGACGGGGGCGCGGGCGGGACCGTCGTGTTCAAGCTGCTGCTGCCGCTCTGCCTGGTCATGACCTTCGCGTACATCGGCGACTCGACCGTCTCCAACTGGAGCGCCAAGTACCTCCAGGACACGCTGGGCAGTTCGGAGCAGCTGGCGACGGTCCCGTACAACGTCTACATGGTCACCACGCTGCTGGGCCGGACGCTCGGGGACGCCGGGGTGCGGCGGTTCGGGGCGGCGGCGGTGGTGCGTCTGGGCACGCTGGTGGCGGCGGCCGGTTTCGCGGTGGTGGCCGGGGCGCCGGGGGCCTGGGTGGGCATGCTCGGGTTCACGCTGCTGGGGCTCGGGCTGTGCGTGCTGGTGCCGCAGACCTTCGCGGCGGCCGGGCGGCTGTTCCCGGGCGCCTCGGACGCGGCGATCGCGCGCCTCAACATCTTCAACTACGTCGGTTTCCTGGTCGGCTCGCCGCTGGTGGGCGCGCTGGGCGACGCCTGGAGCTACCGCGGGGCGATGCTGGTGCCGATGGTCCTGGTGCTGGTGACGCTGGTGTACGCCAGGTCGTTCGCGCCGCCGGGCGACCGATACGGTGGCGGTCATGAGCGGCTGCGCACAGCTGATGTGGGACGAGGCGGTAACGGGGTATGACTTCGGCCGCGACCATCCGATGGACCCGGTCCGGCTCGCCCTGACCCGGAGCCTGGTCGGCGCCCTCGGGCTCGACCGCCAGGTGCGCCTGGTGTCCGCCAAGCCGGCCGGGGAGTCGACGCTGCGGCTGGTGCACCGGCTGGACTACATCGACGCGGTGAGGACGGCGTCGGCGGATCCGGCGGCGGCCGACCCGGCGTACGGCCTTGGCACGGTGGACGATCCGGCCTTCGCCGGGATGCACGAGGTCTCGGCGCTGATCGCGGGCCAGTCGGTGGGCGCGGCGGAGGCGGTGTGGGGCGGGGACGCGCTGCACGCGGTGAACTTCACGGGCGGGCTGCACCACGCGATGCCGGGCGCGGCGTCCGGCTTCTGCGTCTACAACGACGCGGCGCTGGCCATCGCCCGGCTCCTCGAACTCGGCGCCGAGCGGGTCGCGTACGTCGATGTCGACGTGCACCACGGCGACGGGGTGCAGGCCGCGTTCTGGGAGGACCCGCGGGTGCTGACGGTCTCGCTGCACGAGCATCCCCGGACGCTGTTCCCGCAGACCGGGTGGCCGCAGGAGACCGGCGCGGACAGCGCGGAGGGTTCGGCGGTGAACGTGGCGCTGCCGGCCGGGACCGGGGACGCGGGGTGGCTGCGGGCGTTCCACGCGATCGTGCCCGAACTGCTCGCGGACTTCCGGCCGCAGGTGCTGGTGACCCAGCACGGCGCCGACACGCACTTCGAGGACCCGCTCGCGCATCTCGCGGTCTCGCTGGACGCGCAGCGGGCCGTGCAGGTCGCCTGCCACGACCTGGCGCACGAGCACGCCGAGGGCCGCTGGGTCGCCCTGGGCGGCGGCGGTTACGCGGTGGTCGAGGTCGTCCCGCGCTCGTGGACGCATCTGGTGGGGATCGCGGCGGGGCGGCCGGTGGAGCCGGAGACGGTGATCCCGGAGAGCTGGCGCCAGGAGGTGTACGCGCGGACGCGGCAACTGGGGCCGCTGCGGATGACGGACGGGCGGTGGCCGGTGCCGTGGTCGGACTGGGATGCCGGGTACGACCCGGCGGACCGGCTGGACCAGGCGATCCTGGCGACCCGGCGGGCGGCGTTCCCGCTGCGCGGGCTGCTGCCCTAGCCCTAGCAGGACCTGCCGGGGCCGGGCCTGCCAGGGCCGGGGCGGCCGGGCGCGATCGGGTGTGGCCGGGCGGGTGGCGTTAGGCCGGCCGTGGGGTGTTGTGCCGTTCCCGGGACGTGGCCGGTGGCCGTCCGCCACCATC
The sequence above is drawn from the Streptomyces sp. SAT1 genome and encodes:
- a CDS encoding MFS transporter, with translation MTDVLRRGRASLAFSFFAQGAAFALLVTRIPAIQDRYGVSDGLLPVFLAAVPILAGVGSVTTEHLVKRFRPSRLLRWSQPVVLLALLGAGSGDRIAEMALTLAVFGLAVGMLDASMNMLGVSLQRTYGRSIMLGFHAAYSLGGIVGASLAWAGAHWHLALWASYLPVVAVLLPAAFVGSRWYVDADTSAGSGDPAAAGAPGDGGAGGTVVFKLLLPLCLVMTFAYIGDSTVSNWSAKYLQDTLGSSEQLATVPYNVYMVTTLLGRTLGDAGVRRFGAAAVVRLGTLVAAAGFAVVAGAPGAWVGMLGFTLLGLGLCVLVPQTFAAAGRLFPGASDAAIARLNIFNYVGFLVGSPLVGALGDAWSYRGAMLVPMVLVLVTLVYARSFAPPGDRYGGGHERLRTADVGRGGNGV
- a CDS encoding acetoin utilization protein AcuC; translation: MSGCAQLMWDEAVTGYDFGRDHPMDPVRLALTRSLVGALGLDRQVRLVSAKPAGESTLRLVHRLDYIDAVRTASADPAAADPAYGLGTVDDPAFAGMHEVSALIAGQSVGAAEAVWGGDALHAVNFTGGLHHAMPGAASGFCVYNDAALAIARLLELGAERVAYVDVDVHHGDGVQAAFWEDPRVLTVSLHEHPRTLFPQTGWPQETGADSAEGSAVNVALPAGTGDAGWLRAFHAIVPELLADFRPQVLVTQHGADTHFEDPLAHLAVSLDAQRAVQVACHDLAHEHAEGRWVALGGGGYAVVEVVPRSWTHLVGIAAGRPVEPETVIPESWRQEVYARTRQLGPLRMTDGRWPVPWSDWDAGYDPADRLDQAILATRRAAFPLRGLLP